Proteins from a single region of Weeksella virosa DSM 16922:
- the lpxA gene encoding acyl-ACP--UDP-N-acetylglucosamine O-acyltransferase: MNQQMAYIHPTAVIGENVTISPFSYIANDVEIGEGTWIAPNVTIMEGARIGKNCKIYPGAVISAEPQDLKYQGEKTLTIIGDNTTIRESVTVNKGTVALGYTKIGDNCLIMAGAHIAHDCILGNNVIIVNAVGLAGHIEVGDYAFVGGLSGVHQFTKIGAHAFIAGASQIRKDVPPYVKGANTPLTYAGINSVGLRRRGFTSEKIYEIQSIYRILFQMNYNVSQALEIIKTEFPASEERNLIINFIESSERGIMKGYVGLAQ; encoded by the coding sequence ATGAATCAACAAATGGCATACATTCATCCCACAGCGGTAATTGGCGAAAATGTTACAATTAGTCCTTTTTCATACATTGCCAACGATGTAGAAATTGGCGAAGGGACATGGATCGCTCCGAATGTTACTATTATGGAGGGAGCCAGAATCGGAAAAAACTGTAAAATCTACCCAGGAGCAGTAATATCAGCCGAACCGCAAGATCTTAAATACCAAGGCGAAAAAACACTGACCATTATCGGAGATAATACGACAATACGCGAAAGTGTTACCGTAAACAAAGGAACGGTTGCATTAGGGTATACCAAAATTGGTGACAACTGCCTCATTATGGCAGGAGCCCATATTGCACACGACTGTATTTTGGGTAACAATGTAATTATCGTTAATGCCGTAGGCTTAGCTGGGCATATAGAAGTGGGCGACTATGCATTTGTTGGTGGTTTAAGCGGTGTACATCAGTTTACCAAAATTGGTGCTCATGCATTCATTGCAGGTGCCTCACAAATTCGCAAAGATGTCCCACCGTATGTTAAAGGAGCCAATACTCCTTTGACTTATGCAGGCATCAATTCGGTAGGATTGCGTAGAAGAGGTTTTACATCAGAAAAAATTTACGAAATCCAAAGTATATACCGAATTCTTTTTCAGATGAATTATAACGTTTCTCAAGCATTAGAAATAATCAAAACAGAGTTTCCTGCTTCGGAAGAACGCAACTTAATTATTAATTTTATAGAATCAAGCGAACGTGGAATCATGAAAGGCTACGTTGGTTTGGCACAATAA
- a CDS encoding bifunctional UDP-3-O-[3-hydroxymyristoyl] N-acetylglucosamine deacetylase/3-hydroxyacyl-ACP dehydratase, protein MADYQKTLAKEAVLEGVGLHTGKQVKLTFKPADVDTGFVFVRTDLEGNPQVEADAQYVVSTVRGTTLEKKGVKVHTTEHVLAALVGMDIDNCYIEIDNAEPPIMDGSSIFFVEAIENAGIVEQDKEREYFKIKEIVTFTDPETGSEITAIPADEYQITTMVDFGTKVLGTQNATLSSIKNFKEEIANSRTFCFLHELEQLLEAGLVKGGDLDNAIVYVDKEITPQTKERLCKAFNREDVSIKPNGILDHLSLHYPNEAARHKLLDVMGDLALIGTKLKAKIIASKPGHKINTNFAKKLNKQIKLAQRNKIPEFDLTKEPVYTINDIIDLLPHRPPFLLIDKVIEKTPTSLVGIKNVTMNEPFFVGHFPKEPVMPGVLQIEAMAQLGGLLVLGELDNPQEYSTYFMKIENAKFKQKVVPGDTLVFKMDLLAPIRRGIVHMRGQGYVNNTLAVEAEMMAVITKE, encoded by the coding sequence ATGGCTGATTATCAAAAAACCTTAGCTAAAGAAGCGGTTTTAGAAGGTGTAGGATTACACACAGGTAAACAGGTGAAATTAACCTTCAAGCCAGCTGACGTAGATACGGGTTTTGTTTTTGTACGCACAGACTTAGAGGGTAATCCGCAGGTTGAGGCAGATGCACAATATGTGGTGAGCACCGTCCGAGGAACAACCTTAGAGAAGAAGGGCGTGAAAGTACATACTACCGAACATGTTTTAGCAGCTTTGGTAGGGATGGATATCGATAACTGTTATATAGAAATAGACAATGCAGAACCACCGATTATGGATGGTTCCTCTATCTTTTTTGTAGAAGCGATAGAAAATGCAGGGATTGTAGAGCAAGATAAAGAAAGGGAATACTTCAAAATAAAAGAAATTGTAACCTTCACCGATCCAGAAACAGGTTCAGAAATCACTGCTATCCCAGCCGATGAATATCAAATCACGACGATGGTAGATTTTGGTACCAAAGTCCTAGGAACACAAAATGCAACCCTAAGTAGTATCAAAAACTTTAAAGAAGAAATTGCTAACTCTAGAACATTTTGTTTTCTACACGAATTAGAACAACTGCTCGAAGCAGGCTTGGTTAAAGGAGGCGATCTAGACAATGCCATTGTGTATGTAGATAAAGAAATCACTCCACAAACCAAAGAACGATTATGCAAAGCCTTTAACAGAGAAGACGTATCGATCAAGCCAAACGGAATTTTAGACCATCTATCTTTGCATTATCCCAATGAAGCAGCAAGACATAAATTACTAGATGTAATGGGTGATTTAGCTTTAATTGGCACAAAATTAAAAGCAAAAATTATTGCATCGAAGCCAGGTCACAAAATAAATACTAATTTTGCAAAGAAATTAAATAAACAAATCAAGCTGGCACAACGTAATAAAATACCAGAATTCGATCTGACAAAAGAACCAGTCTATACGATTAATGATATTATAGATTTGTTACCACATAGACCTCCTTTTTTGTTGATTGATAAGGTGATAGAGAAAACTCCGACCAGTTTAGTTGGGATAAAAAATGTCACAATGAATGAACCATTTTTCGTAGGACATTTCCCAAAAGAACCGGTAATGCCTGGCGTTTTGCAAATTGAAGCAATGGCACAATTAGGAGGACTATTAGTTTTGGGAGAATTAGATAACCCACAAGAATATTCGACGTATTTTATGAAAATTGAAAACGCAAAATTCAAACAAAAAGTCGTTCCTGGTGACACCTTGGTCTTTAAAATGGATTTATTAGCGCCTATTCGTAGAGGAATTGTACATATGCGAGGACAAGGATATGTAAACAATACTCTAGCTGTGGAAGCAGAAATGATGGCCGTTATAACAAAGGAATAA
- a CDS encoding helix-turn-helix domain-containing protein, with product MSGKQKELLSTRYYLTEIDKDPSSIFCYHNEINEPEVVEHQHDKGQFLYCEGGIVYVTIGKETYYLPARHFIWIPPNFVHSIHPSSPQIFMRNLYFPVKETDSESFFHKVGIYPTCNFLMEFILFSKQWRGDITAKDSSSFTIANAFKELLPKLNKNSLKLSLPYPTDERLQKVIMYLKDKMDSSITMKKISDEFGFGERSLSRLFQKDVKLTFVQYFTILRMLRALELLIEDKNSISEVANMVGYSSLPTFSNTFQKVVGVRPTDYSKKKDIL from the coding sequence ATGTCTGGCAAACAGAAAGAACTTCTAAGTACCCGTTACTATCTTACCGAAATAGACAAAGATCCTAGCTCTATTTTTTGTTATCATAACGAGATTAATGAGCCAGAAGTTGTCGAGCATCAGCATGATAAAGGACAGTTTTTGTATTGCGAAGGTGGTATTGTATATGTGACAATAGGCAAGGAGACGTATTATTTGCCAGCGCGTCATTTTATTTGGATTCCGCCCAATTTTGTGCACAGTATTCACCCAAGTTCTCCACAGATCTTTATGCGAAATTTATATTTCCCGGTGAAAGAGACTGATTCTGAAAGTTTTTTTCATAAAGTAGGGATTTATCCAACTTGTAATTTTTTGATGGAGTTTATTCTTTTTTCTAAACAATGGAGAGGCGATATAACAGCCAAAGATTCTTCTTCGTTTACGATTGCCAATGCATTTAAAGAATTATTGCCGAAACTCAATAAAAATAGTCTAAAATTATCGTTGCCTTACCCGACAGACGAGCGTTTGCAAAAAGTAATAATGTATTTGAAGGATAAGATGGATAGTTCGATTACGATGAAAAAAATTTCAGATGAATTTGGGTTTGGTGAACGTTCCTTGTCTAGACTATTTCAGAAAGATGTGAAGCTTACATTTGTTCAATACTTCACTATTTTACGGATGTTGAGAGCTTTAGAGTTATTAATCGAAGATAAAAACTCGATTAGTGAAGTTGCTAACATGGTGGGGTATAGTAGTTTACCAACTTTCAGCAATACGTTTCAGAAGGTAGTTGGCGTTAGACCAACCGATTATTCGAAGAAAAAGGATATCTTGTAA
- a CDS encoding UDP-3-O-(3-hydroxymyristoyl)glucosamine N-acyltransferase — protein sequence MKFPRKYTLKEIAEISGTTPIGAADFPVYGLNEIHRVEAGDIVFVDHPKYYEKALNSAATIVLINKEVECPAGKALLLSDDPFRDFVKIGQFFKPFQPATDAISPDAEIGEGTIIQPNVFIGNNVKIGKNCVIHANVSINDDAIIGDDVIIRSGTILGADAFYYKKRENGYDRLKSVGNVIIEDGVEIGANCTIDRGVTASTIIKKGSVLDNQIQIGHDTIIGERCLIASQVGIAGCVTIENDVNIWGQVGITSGVTIGEKTILYAQSGVTKSLEGHQAYFGSPAEEAKKMYKKMALTQIMLKEYRNKTND from the coding sequence ATGAAATTTCCGAGAAAATATACCTTAAAAGAAATTGCCGAAATCAGTGGAACCACGCCCATCGGTGCTGCTGATTTTCCCGTCTATGGTTTGAATGAAATACACCGAGTAGAAGCAGGTGATATCGTCTTTGTAGATCATCCAAAGTACTATGAAAAAGCCCTTAATTCGGCTGCAACCATCGTGCTGATTAACAAAGAAGTAGAATGTCCAGCAGGAAAAGCTTTACTTTTATCGGATGATCCATTTCGCGACTTTGTAAAAATTGGTCAATTCTTCAAGCCTTTTCAACCCGCAACTGATGCTATATCGCCCGATGCAGAAATAGGAGAAGGAACTATAATTCAGCCCAATGTTTTTATTGGGAATAATGTGAAAATTGGGAAGAATTGTGTCATTCATGCCAATGTTAGCATCAACGATGATGCAATTATTGGTGATGATGTAATTATCCGTAGTGGAACCATTTTGGGGGCAGATGCCTTCTATTATAAGAAAAGAGAAAATGGTTATGATCGATTGAAATCTGTGGGCAATGTTATTATAGAAGATGGAGTAGAGATTGGCGCAAATTGTACTATTGATCGAGGAGTAACGGCTTCAACCATTATCAAAAAAGGTTCCGTATTAGATAATCAAATCCAAATTGGGCACGACACCATTATAGGTGAACGTTGTCTTATTGCTTCGCAGGTCGGAATTGCTGGCTGTGTAACCATAGAAAACGATGTAAATATTTGGGGACAAGTAGGGATTACAAGTGGGGTAACAATTGGTGAGAAAACCATTCTGTATGCACAATCGGGTGTGACGAAATCTCTAGAAGGACATCAAGCATATTTTGGTTCGCCGGCAGAAGAAGCCAAAAAAATGTATAAAAAAATGGCACTCACCCAAATTATGTTAAAAGAATACCGAAACAAAACAAACGATTAA
- a CDS encoding HD domain-containing protein, producing MDSSKTNKFKIVNDPVHGFIRLPNDLVFDVIQHPYFQRLRRISQTGLTQMVYPGARHSRLHHALGCLYLMQNAVATLRAKNVPISADEETGVYLAILLHDLGHGPFSHSLEHSIIEDTKHEEISLVLMQELNRVFNGSLTTAIRIFKGEYPKKFLKQLVSSQLDIDRLDYLKRDSFYTGVVEGNINPDRIISMMTVHENELVYEAKGLYSIEKFLMARMFMYWQVYMHKTSFTAEQILIQTLRRAKDLVRRGEKLFATSAMTYFLEHQKTNFAENPHAIAMFTQLDDHDVMSSIKEWTNHPDEILRILCLMLVDRKLPKAIVMNQPIQRAYLDREQKRIEDKFGVEDASYLMGYNTLDVLPYDPYISPIKIIEKNGSMKEITQVEHQLVSLYLSRESKRYHFYSVS from the coding sequence TTGGATTCTTCAAAAACGAATAAATTCAAAATAGTAAACGATCCGGTACATGGTTTTATTCGGTTACCGAACGATCTTGTTTTTGATGTTATTCAACATCCTTATTTTCAGAGATTAAGACGCATTTCACAAACCGGTCTTACGCAAATGGTTTACCCTGGTGCACGGCATTCTCGTTTGCATCATGCATTAGGATGTCTTTATCTGATGCAAAACGCAGTGGCAACTTTACGAGCAAAAAACGTTCCGATTTCTGCTGATGAAGAGACCGGCGTTTATCTTGCGATTCTGTTGCATGATTTGGGGCATGGACCTTTTTCTCATTCGCTCGAGCATTCGATTATCGAAGATACAAAACATGAAGAAATTTCATTGGTTTTGATGCAAGAATTGAATCGTGTTTTTAACGGAAGTTTAACAACTGCCATTCGAATCTTCAAAGGAGAATATCCCAAAAAATTTCTCAAACAATTGGTTTCGAGCCAACTCGATATTGATCGATTAGATTATCTCAAGCGCGATAGTTTTTATACTGGAGTTGTAGAGGGCAATATCAATCCCGATCGAATTATCTCGATGATGACTGTTCATGAGAACGAATTGGTGTACGAAGCCAAAGGTTTGTACAGTATCGAGAAGTTTCTGATGGCCAGAATGTTTATGTATTGGCAGGTGTATATGCACAAAACTTCTTTTACGGCTGAGCAAATTTTGATTCAGACACTACGCCGAGCAAAAGACTTGGTGCGGCGAGGTGAAAAACTTTTCGCAACCTCTGCTATGACGTATTTTTTGGAGCATCAAAAGACTAATTTTGCAGAAAATCCACATGCAATAGCCATGTTTACGCAGCTAGATGATCATGATGTGATGAGCTCTATAAAAGAGTGGACAAACCACCCAGACGAAATATTGCGTATATTGTGCCTAATGTTAGTAGACAGGAAGTTGCCTAAAGCAATCGTGATGAATCAGCCAATACAAAGAGCATATCTAGATCGTGAACAAAAAAGGATAGAAGATAAGTTTGGTGTAGAAGACGCAAGTTATTTGATGGGCTATAATACGCTAGATGTATTGCCGTATGATCCATATATTTCGCCTATTAAAATAATCGAAAAAAATGGATCTATGAAAGAAATTACTCAAGTAGAACATCAGTTAGTGAGTTTGTATTTGAGCAGAGAAAGTAAAAGATATCATTTCTATTCAGTAAGTTAG
- the sucD gene encoding succinate--CoA ligase subunit alpha produces the protein MAVLVNKDSKIIVQGFTGKEGTFHAEQMIEYGTQVVGGTTPGKGGTEHLGRPVFNTVREAVKETGADVSIIFVPPAFAADAVMEAADAGIRVIICITEGIPVEDMVKVQAYVDQRDVTLIGPNCPGVITSGEAKVGIMPGFIFKPGKVGIVSKSGTLTYEAADQVVKAGYGISTAIGIGGDPIIGTTTKEAVELFMNDPETECIVMIGEIGGQLEAEAARWIKEHGTKPVVGFIAGQTAPKGRTMGHAGAIVGGAEDTAQAKMKIMAECGIHVVESPAHIGETVAKVLG, from the coding sequence ATGGCAGTATTAGTAAATAAAGACTCTAAAATAATTGTACAAGGGTTCACAGGAAAAGAAGGAACCTTCCACGCAGAACAAATGATCGAATACGGAACCCAAGTTGTTGGAGGAACAACTCCAGGAAAAGGGGGAACCGAACATTTGGGGAGACCAGTTTTCAATACAGTGCGCGAAGCTGTAAAAGAAACAGGAGCAGATGTGAGTATCATTTTCGTACCACCAGCTTTCGCTGCGGATGCTGTGATGGAAGCTGCAGATGCTGGAATCCGAGTTATTATCTGTATCACAGAAGGTATTCCGGTAGAAGATATGGTAAAAGTACAAGCCTATGTTGACCAACGCGATGTTACTTTAATCGGACCAAACTGTCCAGGAGTTATCACTTCAGGTGAAGCTAAAGTGGGAATTATGCCAGGTTTCATTTTCAAACCAGGTAAAGTTGGGATTGTATCAAAATCAGGAACTTTAACCTATGAAGCTGCTGACCAAGTAGTAAAAGCTGGATACGGAATTTCTACAGCGATCGGTATCGGTGGTGACCCAATTATCGGTACAACTACAAAAGAAGCCGTAGAATTGTTTATGAATGATCCAGAAACCGAATGTATCGTCATGATTGGTGAGATCGGTGGGCAGTTAGAAGCTGAAGCTGCTCGTTGGATTAAAGAGCACGGTACAAAACCTGTAGTAGGATTTATTGCGGGTCAAACAGCACCGAAAGGTCGTACAATGGGACACGCAGGTGCAATTGTTGGTGGAGCAGAAGATACAGCTCAGGCTAAAATGAAAATTATGGCGGAGTGCGGGATTCACGTGGTTGAATCGCCAGCACATATTGGTGAAACGGTCGCAAAAGTTTTAGGATAA
- the lpxD gene encoding UDP-3-O-(3-hydroxymyristoyl)glucosamine N-acyltransferase, whose amino-acid sequence MKFTATQIANIIDGTVEGDRNTTVSNIAKIEEGKAGDITFLGNPKYEQFVYSTHASVVILGKDFHLQKPIEATIIRVADAYEAFTQLLHYYSETIKNSKVGIDDFVKIPESTQLGEQVYIGSFTSIGQNVKIGNNVKIYPNCTIGDQVTIGDNTIIHSGVQIYNDCIVGEGCTLHSNVVIGADGFGFTPMADGSYRKVPQIGNVIIHDNVEIGANTTIDRATMGSTIIERGVKLDNLIQIAHNVKIGENTVIASQTGVAGSTKIGKNCIIGGQVGVAGHLQLGNNLQIQAQAGINDNIADGEILYGSPAMKASDFRRSYVYFRKFPEIVKRLEEIEKQKNK is encoded by the coding sequence ATGAAATTCACAGCAACTCAGATTGCAAATATAATAGACGGAACAGTTGAGGGAGACCGAAATACAACTGTTTCTAATATTGCTAAAATAGAAGAAGGCAAGGCAGGTGATATTACGTTTTTGGGTAATCCGAAATACGAACAATTTGTCTATTCTACACATGCAAGTGTCGTTATCCTCGGTAAAGATTTTCATTTGCAAAAACCGATAGAGGCAACGATCATCCGAGTAGCGGACGCATATGAAGCATTTACACAGCTTCTCCATTATTATTCCGAAACCATCAAAAATAGTAAAGTCGGAATTGATGATTTTGTTAAAATCCCAGAAAGCACTCAACTTGGGGAACAAGTTTATATAGGGAGTTTTACATCGATAGGGCAAAATGTAAAAATTGGTAACAATGTAAAAATATATCCTAACTGCACAATCGGTGATCAAGTAACCATTGGCGACAATACGATAATTCATAGTGGAGTACAAATCTATAACGATTGTATTGTAGGTGAAGGTTGTACCCTACACAGCAATGTTGTGATAGGAGCCGATGGGTTTGGTTTTACACCTATGGCTGACGGATCGTATCGAAAAGTACCACAAATAGGAAATGTAATCATCCATGACAATGTAGAAATTGGAGCAAATACGACAATCGATCGAGCAACAATGGGTTCTACGATTATCGAGCGAGGTGTGAAGTTAGATAACCTAATACAAATAGCGCACAACGTAAAAATTGGCGAAAACACTGTAATCGCTTCACAAACCGGAGTGGCAGGATCTACCAAAATTGGTAAAAATTGCATTATAGGTGGACAAGTTGGGGTAGCAGGGCATTTGCAATTAGGCAATAACTTGCAAATTCAGGCGCAAGCAGGAATCAATGATAACATTGCCGACGGAGAAATATTATATGGCTCTCCTGCAATGAAAGCAAGTGACTTTAGACGATCATACGTATATTTCAGAAAATTTCCTGAAATTGTAAAGAGATTAGAAGAAATAGAAAAACAAAAAAATAAATAA
- a CDS encoding succinate CoA transferase, whose amino-acid sequence MIERIPNNELRSKVMTAQEAAQIFKDQMIVGSSGFTRGGDSKVVLKALAERNQIENIKITLITGASLGHDTDGALAHNHALHKRLPFQVDRTLRKEINNGNVLFVDQHLSKTSDLISNGTFPIDVGVLEVAEILEDGHLVPTTSIGNNVAIAENAQKLIIEINTSIPKNIRGIHDIYSVNEHQNKPINICSASDRIGTDTIKVDPKKIVAIVFQDIQDAPGDITPPDEQTEAIAKNIVRFLENEVKQGRLDNSLRPLQCGIGKVANAVLGGMIDSDFENLTMYSEVFQDSTFDLIDSGKLVFASASAMTVSPECYNRVIHHIDNYKDKIVLRPQNISNSPEVIARLGVIGINTSLECDIYGNVNSTHVIGTNMMNGIGGSGDFARNTYLSIFVTSSTAKDGKISSIVPMVTHVDHSEHDVDVIVTEQGLADLRGLAPRERAKVIIENCAHTDYKQELLSYYERACQERGGQTPHLLEEAFSWHTRLRETGTMKKA is encoded by the coding sequence ATGATAGAGAGAATCCCCAACAACGAACTGCGCTCGAAGGTGATGACAGCCCAAGAAGCTGCACAAATCTTCAAGGATCAGATGATTGTCGGATCTAGTGGTTTTACCCGTGGTGGCGACTCGAAGGTAGTCTTGAAAGCACTTGCTGAAAGAAACCAGATAGAAAATATAAAAATTACACTGATAACTGGGGCATCATTGGGGCACGACACAGACGGAGCTCTTGCTCATAATCATGCGCTACACAAACGTTTACCCTTTCAGGTAGATAGAACATTGCGCAAAGAGATAAACAACGGGAATGTTTTATTTGTCGATCAACATCTAAGCAAAACTTCTGATTTAATCTCGAACGGTACATTTCCAATTGATGTAGGCGTTCTTGAGGTTGCAGAAATTCTAGAAGATGGACACCTAGTCCCAACAACCTCTATCGGGAACAATGTAGCGATTGCAGAAAATGCCCAAAAATTGATAATAGAGATCAATACATCTATCCCCAAAAACATTCGTGGTATCCATGATATTTATTCGGTAAATGAACACCAGAATAAACCCATCAATATTTGTAGTGCAAGCGACCGTATTGGGACAGATACGATAAAAGTTGATCCTAAAAAAATTGTAGCCATTGTTTTTCAAGATATTCAAGATGCACCTGGCGATATTACTCCACCAGACGAGCAAACAGAAGCAATAGCAAAAAATATTGTTCGCTTTCTCGAAAACGAAGTAAAGCAAGGTCGATTAGACAACTCACTTCGGCCTCTGCAATGCGGAATAGGTAAAGTAGCGAATGCTGTTTTGGGCGGGATGATCGATTCTGATTTCGAGAATCTAACGATGTATTCGGAAGTTTTCCAAGACTCTACTTTTGATTTAATCGATTCTGGAAAATTAGTTTTTGCCTCTGCTTCTGCAATGACTGTTTCGCCAGAATGCTACAATCGTGTAATTCATCATATCGATAACTATAAAGACAAAATTGTTCTTCGCCCACAAAACATCAGTAACTCACCAGAAGTTATCGCACGTTTAGGTGTTATCGGGATCAACACTTCGTTAGAATGTGATATATACGGAAACGTTAATTCTACACATGTCATCGGCACCAATATGATGAACGGAATTGGAGGTTCGGGTGATTTTGCTCGCAATACTTATCTTTCTATTTTCGTAACTTCATCAACCGCAAAAGACGGAAAAATCAGCAGTATCGTTCCGATGGTGACTCATGTAGACCATAGTGAGCACGATGTAGACGTTATAGTAACCGAACAGGGTTTGGCTGATTTACGAGGTTTAGCTCCACGCGAAAGAGCTAAAGTAATTATCGAAAATTGCGCTCATACAGACTACAAACAAGAATTATTATCCTACTACGAAAGAGCCTGCCAAGAAAGAGGTGGCCAAACTCCTCATCTATTAGAAGAGGCTTTCTCTTGGCACACTCGATTGAGAGAAACCGGAACAATGAAAAAAGCTTAG
- a CDS encoding glutathionylspermidine synthase family protein — MQRKKITADSHWQERVEKIGFGYHTDENNLPYWIENYYYSISEKEADQIYDATNELWEMCLHAVEYVISNNRLDEFKIPKFIQPYLIDTWKNDAPSIYSRFDFAYHNGQLKLLEFNADTPTSLFECGVVQWLWMEYYFGTQKDQFNSVHEKLIETWKMLKPYLKGEVVHFTCVRESLEDLTNLEYIRDCAIQAGLQTKLIYIDEIGWNNIHFVDLEEEPITDIFKLYPWEWMVNELFAYNIKNDEFNANWIEPAWKMILSNKAILPILWELYPNHPLLLEAYFESANGMENYVKKPLLSREGANIEVIKEGKLFEKTSGEYGEEGFIYQAFANLHQEETAYAIIGSWIIGQEACGITFRESDQYITTDKSRFVPHIIE, encoded by the coding sequence ATGCAAAGGAAAAAAATTACAGCCGATAGTCATTGGCAAGAACGAGTAGAAAAAATTGGTTTTGGATACCATACCGATGAAAATAATCTCCCGTATTGGATAGAAAATTATTATTATTCGATTAGCGAAAAAGAGGCCGACCAGATTTATGATGCGACGAATGAATTATGGGAAATGTGTCTACATGCAGTGGAATATGTGATTTCAAATAATCGATTGGATGAATTTAAAATACCGAAATTTATTCAACCATATTTGATTGATACTTGGAAAAATGATGCGCCAAGTATTTATAGTCGTTTCGATTTTGCTTACCATAATGGACAGCTAAAATTATTAGAATTTAACGCCGATACGCCAACTTCTCTCTTCGAGTGTGGCGTGGTACAATGGCTTTGGATGGAATATTACTTCGGAACACAGAAAGATCAATTCAACTCGGTACATGAGAAATTAATCGAAACCTGGAAAATGTTAAAACCCTATCTCAAAGGAGAAGTTGTGCATTTTACTTGTGTTCGAGAATCATTAGAAGATCTTACCAATCTAGAATATATAAGAGACTGTGCGATACAAGCTGGCTTACAAACTAAACTTATTTATATAGATGAAATCGGCTGGAACAATATCCACTTTGTCGATTTAGAAGAAGAACCGATTACCGATATTTTCAAGCTTTATCCTTGGGAGTGGATGGTGAATGAACTATTTGCGTACAATATCAAAAATGACGAATTCAATGCAAATTGGATAGAACCTGCTTGGAAAATGATTTTATCGAACAAAGCAATTTTACCTATTTTATGGGAATTATATCCCAATCATCCTTTATTGTTAGAAGCATATTTCGAATCGGCTAACGGCATGGAAAATTATGTAAAAAAACCTTTACTATCTCGTGAAGGAGCCAATATCGAAGTGATAAAAGAAGGAAAATTATTCGAAAAAACTTCAGGTGAATATGGCGAAGAAGGTTTTATATACCAAGCTTTTGCCAATTTGCACCAAGAAGAAACAGCTTATGCTATTATTGGGAGCTGGATAATCGGACAAGAAGCTTGTGGAATTACTTTCCGAGAAAGTGATCAATACATCACAACCGACAAAAGTCGTTTTGTACCGCATATCATCGAATAG
- the efp gene encoding elongation factor P, producing MATTSDIRKGLCINWNNDTWKIVDFLHVKPGKGPAFVRTKLKSVTNGKVLENTFAAGHKIDEVRVETRNYQYLYDDENGFHFMNNDDFSQVYIDKGLIDNHQFMKAGDEVKILFRAEDEVPLSAELPNTVILEVTYTEPGVKGDTATNAMKPATVETGAEIRVPLFINEGDKVKINTEDGSYVERVKE from the coding sequence ATGGCAACAACTTCAGATATCAGAAAAGGTTTATGTATCAATTGGAACAACGATACATGGAAAATTGTAGATTTTTTACACGTTAAACCAGGGAAAGGACCAGCATTTGTTCGTACAAAATTAAAATCAGTAACCAACGGAAAAGTATTAGAAAACACTTTCGCAGCGGGTCATAAAATCGATGAAGTGCGTGTAGAAACCCGTAATTACCAATATTTGTATGATGATGAGAACGGTTTTCATTTTATGAATAATGACGACTTCTCGCAAGTCTATATCGATAAGGGACTGATTGATAATCACCAGTTTATGAAAGCAGGTGATGAAGTGAAAATCCTATTCCGTGCAGAAGATGAAGTACCCTTATCTGCCGAATTACCAAATACTGTAATCCTAGAAGTTACCTATACAGAGCCAGGAGTAAAGGGGGATACAGCAACCAATGCAATGAAACCAGCTACCGTAGAAACTGGAGCAGAGATTCGTGTACCACTTTTTATCAACGAGGGAGATAAAGTAAAAATTAATACAGAAGATGGTTCGTATGTAGAACGCGTGAAAGAATAA